One part of the Candidatus Binatia bacterium genome encodes these proteins:
- a CDS encoding efflux RND transporter periplasmic adaptor subunit, with protein sequence MKDVRPKYAPLLASLLLSACWGGSHDLLTAAVARADISQRVTASGTLAAQDTVLVGSQVSGTIANLYVDYNSPVHRGQVLARLDPSLFVAALDQSQATLRQLQATRAAATSSLSSSIYTSSAAEKTAQSQQQMIAAADEDVQRARAAFDLAALTLHRDRALLRQGYVAQNVVDADVSNAEAARDALVAAQTQAKTSRLASTASHDQAGSSAAQAAGAAAAQRASDAAVRAAAAAVRQAQINLDHATIVSPVDGTVIQRNVSVGQTVAAALQAPTLFTIAKDLAKMELDIAVGEPDVGAVRRGQRVAFSVLAYPGRIFTTTVSEVRQNPTVVNNVTTYDTVAYPPNRDGALRPGMTANVQITVATYRDATVVPLAALQWRPSAAVAKRYRVVAPPSAGESSKSSQSIWGATGGTTEFAISAGSEGHCYVLDGRTLRGVRINVLAVDGTRVGVTVEAGTLEPGDRVVTDDSAP encoded by the coding sequence GTGAAGGACGTCCGGCCGAAGTACGCGCCTCTCTTGGCATCGCTGCTCCTTAGCGCGTGCTGGGGAGGCTCGCACGATCTCCTCACCGCCGCGGTCGCGCGAGCCGACATCTCGCAGCGGGTGACGGCCTCCGGCACGCTGGCCGCACAAGATACGGTTCTGGTCGGTTCGCAGGTCTCGGGCACGATCGCCAATCTCTACGTCGACTACAACAGTCCGGTCCACCGCGGCCAGGTGCTCGCGCGCCTCGATCCCAGCCTCTTCGTTGCGGCGCTCGACCAATCGCAAGCGACGCTTCGCCAGCTTCAGGCCACGCGCGCCGCGGCCACCTCCTCACTTTCCAGTTCGATCTACACGAGCTCGGCGGCGGAGAAGACGGCGCAGTCGCAGCAGCAGATGATCGCGGCGGCCGATGAAGACGTGCAACGAGCGCGCGCCGCATTCGACCTCGCGGCGTTGACGCTCCACCGCGACCGGGCGCTCCTCCGCCAGGGATACGTCGCGCAGAACGTCGTGGATGCCGACGTCTCCAATGCCGAGGCGGCCCGCGACGCCCTCGTCGCCGCGCAGACGCAAGCGAAGACGTCGCGCCTTGCCAGCACGGCCAGCCACGACCAAGCGGGCAGTTCGGCGGCGCAGGCCGCCGGGGCCGCGGCCGCTCAGCGCGCGAGCGATGCGGCGGTGCGCGCGGCGGCTGCGGCGGTGCGCCAGGCGCAGATCAATCTCGACCACGCAACGATCGTCTCGCCGGTGGATGGAACCGTCATTCAGCGCAACGTCTCGGTCGGACAGACCGTCGCCGCCGCGCTCCAGGCGCCGACGCTCTTTACGATCGCCAAGGATCTCGCGAAGATGGAGCTCGACATCGCGGTCGGCGAGCCCGACGTCGGCGCGGTGCGGCGCGGACAACGCGTCGCGTTCTCGGTGCTCGCCTATCCGGGGCGGATCTTCACGACGACCGTCAGCGAGGTCCGGCAGAACCCGACGGTCGTCAACAACGTGACAACGTACGACACGGTAGCCTACCCGCCCAATCGCGACGGCGCGCTGCGCCCGGGAATGACCGCCAACGTGCAGATAACCGTCGCTACCTATCGCGATGCGACGGTCGTGCCGCTCGCCGCGCTGCAGTGGCGGCCGTCGGCGGCCGTCGCGAAACGCTATCGCGTCGTCGCTCCGCCGAGCGCCGGCGAAAGCTCGAAATCGTCGCAGTCGATCTGGGGCGCGACGGGCGGCACGACCGAATTCGCGATCTCGGCCGGCAGCGAGGGACACTGTTACGTCCTCGACGGGCGCACGTTGCGCGGCGTGCGCATCAATGTCCTCGCGGTAGACGGCACGCGCGTCGGCGTTACCGTCGAGGCGGGGACGCTCGAGCCCGGCGATCGCGTCGTGACCGACGATAGCGCGCCGTGA
- a CDS encoding universal stress protein: MFERIIVALDGSESAAEALTVAVQLAKAEQAALGICSVVDPIAITGTAPPSPAMEIVVRDMEKEARRLVDEAVAGAKHAGLTAAGNVRSGAPAFELLAYATEFNAGLIVMGTHGRRGIAHFLMGSVAEEILRESSVPVLVVRERRDGQRTTSSASATPAAASDPSMAAGSAP, from the coding sequence ATGTTCGAGAGAATCATCGTCGCCCTCGACGGCTCGGAGTCGGCCGCCGAGGCCCTGACCGTTGCGGTGCAGCTCGCGAAGGCCGAGCAGGCCGCGCTCGGAATCTGCAGCGTCGTCGATCCGATCGCGATCACCGGAACCGCGCCGCCGAGCCCGGCGATGGAGATCGTCGTGCGCGATATGGAGAAGGAGGCGCGGCGGCTCGTCGACGAGGCGGTTGCCGGCGCGAAGCACGCCGGTTTGACCGCCGCCGGAAACGTGCGCAGCGGCGCGCCCGCGTTCGAGTTGCTCGCCTACGCGACCGAATTCAACGCCGGACTCATCGTGATGGGTACGCACGGCCGTCGCGGCATCGCGCATTTCCTGATGGGAAGCGTCGCGGAGGAGATCCTTCGCGAATCCTCGGTGCCGGTGCTCGTCGTGCGCGAGCGCCGGGACGGTCAGCGAACGACGAGCAGCGCGAGCGCCACGCCCGCCGCCGCGAGCGATCCGAGCATGGCAGCGGGGAGCGCCCCGTAG
- a CDS encoding DUF4010 domain-containing protein, translated as MTALAGVSVERLALLLGLSLFFGFAFEEFYAGELPRRPGGVRTFPLLALAGGTLYLIEPRYDAAFIAGLLVVGSWIYAYVRRQSKDETNAVEGAFVVPACNLLAYVLGAIALTQPLWLCVGVAVAAVLLLGGRRTLHEWARRVSTQEIMTAGQFLILVGVVLPLLYGQPPIPYTTITPFGVWLAVVAVSSISYASYLLQRFVFPNSSTLVTAILGGLYSSTATTVVLARRSRDEGMTPELEAGIVASTAMMYVRILVVCSIFNLTLARTLAVPLLALAAAAAIMAALRSRSGAKSTHQTDFSNPLQLWTAFVFALLFVAISMLTTLAQSHLGKGGVYALASIVGVTDIDPFVLSLAQGGAAVVGVATAASAILIAASSNNVLKGIYAIVFSRRGYGALPAAMLGSLAAAGVALALLVVR; from the coding sequence ATGACGGCGCTCGCCGGGGTCAGCGTCGAGCGCTTGGCCCTGCTTCTCGGACTCTCGCTCTTCTTCGGATTCGCATTCGAAGAGTTCTACGCGGGCGAGCTCCCGCGCCGTCCGGGAGGCGTTCGCACCTTCCCGCTGCTCGCGCTCGCCGGCGGAACGCTCTATCTCATCGAGCCGCGTTACGACGCGGCGTTCATCGCCGGATTGCTCGTCGTCGGCTCGTGGATCTACGCCTACGTGCGCCGGCAGAGCAAAGACGAAACGAACGCGGTCGAGGGAGCCTTCGTCGTGCCGGCCTGCAACCTGCTGGCCTACGTGCTCGGCGCGATCGCGTTGACGCAACCGCTCTGGCTCTGCGTCGGCGTCGCGGTTGCGGCGGTCTTGCTCCTCGGCGGACGCCGCACGCTGCACGAGTGGGCGAGGCGCGTATCCACCCAAGAGATCATGACCGCCGGTCAGTTCCTGATACTCGTCGGCGTCGTCTTGCCGTTGCTCTACGGGCAGCCGCCGATCCCGTACACGACGATCACGCCCTTCGGGGTCTGGCTCGCCGTCGTCGCCGTCTCGTCGATCTCGTACGCGAGCTATTTGCTGCAGCGCTTCGTCTTTCCGAACTCCAGCACGCTGGTGACCGCGATCCTCGGCGGACTCTACTCGTCAACGGCGACGACCGTCGTGCTCGCGCGCCGCTCCCGCGACGAGGGCATGACGCCCGAGCTCGAGGCCGGGATCGTGGCGAGCACCGCGATGATGTACGTCCGCATCCTCGTGGTCTGCTCGATCTTCAACCTCACGCTGGCGCGAACGCTCGCGGTTCCGTTGCTCGCGCTCGCGGCCGCAGCCGCGATCATGGCCGCGTTACGCTCTCGGTCGGGCGCAAAATCCACCCATCAGACGGACTTCTCGAATCCGCTGCAGCTCTGGACCGCGTTCGTCTTTGCGCTGCTCTTCGTAGCGATCTCGATGCTCACGACGCTCGCGCAGAGCCATCTCGGGAAAGGCGGCGTCTACGCGCTGGCGAGCATCGTCGGCGTCACCGACATCGATCCGTTCGTTCTGAGCCTGGCGCAGGGCGGCGCCGCCGTCGTCGGTGTGGCGACGGCCGCAAGCGCGATTCTGATCGCGGCCTCGTCGAACAACGTGCTAAAGGGAATCTACGCTATCGTCTTCTCGCGCCGCGGCTACGGGGCGCTCCCCGCTGCCATGCTCGGATCGCTCGCGGCGGCGGGCGTGGCGCTCGCGCTGCTCGTCGTTCGCTGA
- a CDS encoding erythromycin esterase family protein: MRRTLEQTIVPLAGAPGENEGLFELAREARVVLIGEATHGTHEFYRMRAELTKLLIANEGFTAVCIEGDWPDAYRVNRYVRAADGDVEATEALAGFERFPTWMWRNADVLDFVGWLREHNDYRQSEGLPKVGFYGLDLYSMYASIDAVLEYLDRVDPAAAAQTRRRYECLEVYAEHPERYGIAAATGIEPHCRDEVVAALLEIQTKAAAYARTDGRVAEDQYFYAEQNARIVANAERYYRAMVDYSASTWNLRDEHMADTLDRLLLHLGRDHTTKAVVWAHNSHVGSAGATSMTLRGETNLGALARLRYGDACVSVGFTTYSGTVTAASDWHAPEERKAVVPARYDSYEHLFHRVGVPQFWIPLRPNRPHIEGLPDRARQRAIGVIYRPETELQSHYFVARLIDQFDAVYHVDVTRAVQPLERSPLWQEGEPPEGYPTGE, from the coding sequence GAGTTCTACCGAATGCGCGCAGAGCTGACGAAGTTGCTGATCGCGAACGAGGGGTTTACGGCCGTTTGCATCGAGGGCGACTGGCCCGACGCGTATCGAGTGAATCGCTACGTACGGGCGGCGGACGGCGATGTCGAGGCGACCGAGGCGCTGGCGGGATTCGAGCGCTTTCCAACGTGGATGTGGCGCAACGCGGACGTGCTGGACTTCGTCGGATGGTTGCGCGAGCATAACGATTACCGGCAGTCGGAAGGACTGCCCAAGGTTGGGTTTTACGGCCTCGACCTCTACAGCATGTACGCATCGATCGACGCGGTGCTCGAGTATCTCGATCGCGTCGATCCCGCCGCAGCCGCCCAAACTCGAAGACGCTACGAATGTTTGGAAGTCTATGCCGAGCATCCGGAGCGATACGGCATCGCCGCGGCGACCGGGATCGAGCCGCATTGCCGCGACGAGGTCGTCGCGGCGCTCCTAGAGATACAGACGAAGGCGGCCGCGTACGCGCGTACCGACGGGCGCGTCGCCGAGGATCAGTACTTCTACGCCGAGCAAAACGCGCGGATCGTCGCGAACGCCGAGCGCTACTACCGGGCGATGGTCGATTACTCGGCATCGACGTGGAACTTGCGCGACGAGCACATGGCAGACACGCTCGATCGCCTGCTGCTGCATCTCGGCCGAGATCATACGACAAAGGCCGTCGTCTGGGCGCATAACTCGCACGTTGGCAGCGCCGGTGCGACCTCGATGACGCTGCGCGGCGAAACGAATCTCGGGGCGCTGGCGCGCCTGCGTTACGGCGACGCGTGCGTCTCCGTCGGATTCACGACGTATTCGGGAACCGTAACGGCGGCATCCGACTGGCACGCACCCGAAGAGCGAAAGGCCGTCGTGCCGGCTCGCTACGACAGCTACGAGCATCTCTTCCATCGCGTCGGCGTCCCGCAGTTCTGGATTCCGCTTCGTCCGAATCGACCGCACATCGAGGGCCTGCCCGATCGCGCGCGCCAGCGCGCGATCGGCGTCATCTATCGCCCGGAGACCGAGCTGCAGAGCCATTACTTCGTCGCGCGCTTGATCGATCAATTCGACGCCGTCTATCACGTGGACGTCACCCGCGCCGTGCAACCGCTCGAGCGCAGCCCGCTGTGGCAGGAGGGAGAACCACCCGAGGGCTATCCAACCGGCGAATGA
- a CDS encoding ABC transporter ATP-binding protein: MTATVETHELTRLFLAGKTSVAAVDRVTFALPPGEFAAIMGPSGSGKSTFMNILGCLDRPTSGSYLLDGIDVSTLTARERANVRRLKLGFVFQQYNLLARTSALENVELPLMYSGEPPLERRERARRALVDVGLTEEHHRANPNELSGGQQQRVAIARALVNSPSLILADEPTGALDSKTSAEIMTLFLRLNRERSMTILMVTHELDVARYSNRIVSFLDGRIVDDRPVRREPAAASP, from the coding sequence GTGACCGCGACCGTCGAGACGCACGAACTCACCCGGCTCTTTCTCGCCGGCAAAACCTCCGTCGCCGCGGTCGACCGCGTCACGTTCGCGCTCCCGCCCGGCGAGTTCGCCGCGATCATGGGACCGTCGGGCTCGGGAAAATCCACGTTCATGAACATCCTCGGCTGCCTCGATCGGCCGACGTCGGGCAGCTACCTCCTCGACGGCATCGACGTCTCGACGCTGACGGCCCGGGAACGCGCCAACGTGCGGCGGCTCAAACTCGGTTTTGTCTTTCAACAGTACAATCTCTTGGCGCGGACGTCGGCGCTCGAGAACGTCGAGCTCCCCCTGATGTACTCGGGCGAGCCGCCGCTCGAGCGGCGCGAGCGCGCGCGGCGAGCGCTCGTTGACGTCGGCTTGACGGAAGAGCATCACCGGGCAAATCCGAACGAGCTCTCCGGCGGACAGCAGCAACGCGTCGCGATCGCTCGAGCGCTCGTCAACTCGCCGTCGCTGATCCTGGCCGACGAACCTACCGGCGCACTCGACTCGAAGACGTCGGCCGAGATCATGACGCTCTTCTTGCGGCTCAACCGCGAGCGCTCGATGACGATCTTGATGGTGACCCACGAGCTCGACGTCGCGCGTTACTCCAATCGCATCGTCTCCTTCCTCGACGGCCGCATCGTGGACGACCGGCCCGTGCGCCGCGAACCCGCGGCCGCTTCGCCGTGA